One part of the Magallana gigas chromosome 5, xbMagGiga1.1, whole genome shotgun sequence genome encodes these proteins:
- the LOC105325887 gene encoding uncharacterized protein isoform X2 yields MEDFLDVRSTPKLSSAVLVTAVFVHVIGFSSIHWSDGGVFYTGLWRACFLTVPGFHCRQDPYSAGWFGATQALETIGLVAGFIGLILIVLYIFINKLAGNRTLFITSLVAVGIAAGSTLLGVVIYGVHGSALSWSFALAVIGGLLYLVTMALMLVHVSKPNAI; encoded by the exons ATGGAAGACTTTTTAGACGTCCGGTCTACCCCTAAGTTGTCGTCTGCCGTTCTGGTGACTGCGGTGTTTGTCCACGTGATCGGATTCTCGTCCATCCATTGGTCGGACGGTGGTGTGTTCTATACCGGACTTTGGAGGGCCTGTTTCCTGACCGTGCCCGGGTTTCACTGTAGACAGGATCCGTACTCAGCAG GTTGGTTTGGGGCTACACAGGCGCTTGAGACTATTGGATTAGTCGCTGGGTTTATCGGATTAATCCTGATCGTACTGTACATCTTTATCAACAAACTAGCAGGCAACCGGACACTCTTTATCACTAGCCTGGTCGCAGTAGGAATAGCCG CCGGATCTACGCTGCTGGGGGTCGTTATCTACGGTGTGCACGGCAGCGCCCTCTCGTGGTCGTTTGCTCTGGCCGTTATAGGTGGACTATTGTACCTAGTGACAATGGCGCTGATGCTTGTCCACGTCAGCAAACCCAACGCCATCTGA
- the LOC105325887 gene encoding uncharacterized protein isoform X1, which yields MAGFRSAGTLVKIVFILVISAVLFHLIGFSTVSWSHAHSADQYGHRHITYLGLWIACDPHCFRLSPGFGWFGATQALETIGLVAGFIGLILIVLYIFINKLAGNRTLFITSLVAVGIAAGSTLLGVVIYGVHGSALSWSFALAVIGGLLYLVTMALMLVHVSKPNAI from the exons ATGGCGGGGTTTAGAAGCGCTGGGACTCTGGTAAAGATCGTCTTCATTTTGGTCATCTCCGCCGTCTTATTCCACTTGATTGGTTTCTCCACGGTCAGTTGGTCACACGCCCACTCGGCCGATCAGTATGGGCACCGCCATATTACGTATCTCGGGCTCTGGATTGCTTGCGATCCGCACTGTTTCCGCTTATCACCAGGATTTG GTTGGTTTGGGGCTACACAGGCGCTTGAGACTATTGGATTAGTCGCTGGGTTTATCGGATTAATCCTGATCGTACTGTACATCTTTATCAACAAACTAGCAGGCAACCGGACACTCTTTATCACTAGCCTGGTCGCAGTAGGAATAGCCG CCGGATCTACGCTGCTGGGGGTCGTTATCTACGGTGTGCACGGCAGCGCCCTCTCGTGGTCGTTTGCTCTGGCCGTTATAGGTGGACTATTGTACCTAGTGACAATGGCGCTGATGCTTGTCCACGTCAGCAAACCCAACGCCATCTGA